One segment of Manihot esculenta cultivar AM560-2 chromosome 4, M.esculenta_v8, whole genome shotgun sequence DNA contains the following:
- the LOC110613747 gene encoding polyprenol reductase 2 isoform X1, with protein sequence MEIGLVGMLRAAWMAGIMPIVIASLPYSRLGLFHGVVLEFAKRGKIKQSSSHYKFTVPQRFFSHFYVVAVIWTTFLLLTMWIYASLVSEPYFYSNVSSHLPGGSNIFPFLKLHFISTERSCDSWLSMFLLLLMEVQVLRRLLETIYVFNYNPSARMHIFGYLAGLFFYVAAPLSLSSACVADAFIFSANEVTRFIFKGKGSMRATEFDWWDFVNPLMKLGWCQWFGAAIFFFGWIHQLRCHAILGSLRKHGRRNDEYVIPCGDWFDIVSSPHYLAEIVIYAGMVFASEGADLTIWLLFAFVVANLVFAAAETHRWYLHKFDNYPSNRFAIIPFIY encoded by the exons ATGGAGATTGGGCTTGTGGGTATGTTAAGGGCTGCTTGGATGGCAGGAATTATGCCTATAGTTATAGCTTCTTTGCCTTATTCAAGGCTAGGTTTATTTCATGGAGTTGTTTTGGAGTTTGCAAAGAGAGGAAAGATCAAGCAATCATCTTCTCACTAT AAATTCACTGTTCCTCAAAGATTCTTCTCTCATTTCTATGTGGTGGCTGTGATTTGGACAACCTTCCTTCTCCTTACCATGTGGATATATGCCTCATTGGTGTCTGAGCCATACTTCTACTCTAATGTATCTAGCCACTTGCCAGGGGGTTCTAACATCTTTCCATTTCTTAAATTGCATTTCATTTCTACGGAGCGTAGCTGTGATAGTTGGCTTTCTATGTTTTTGCTGTTGTTAATGGAAGTTCAAGTCTTGAGACGCCTTTTGGAGACAATATATGTATTTAACTACAATCCCTCAGCTCGGATGCACATATTCGGTTATCTTGCTGGCTTGTT CTTCTACGTAGCAGCACCTTTGTCGCTTAGTAGTGCTTGTGTAGCTGATGCATTTATATTTAGTGCGAATGAAGTTACTCGGTTCATTTTTAAAGGCAAGGGCTCAATGCGAGCCACTGAATTTGATTGGTGGGACTTTGTGAATCCTCTTATGAAGCTTGGCTGGTGCCAGTGGTTTGGTGCTGCTATATTCTTTTTTGGTTGGATTCATCAGCTTCGTTGCCATGCAATTCTT GGCTCACTACGGAAACATGGAAGAAGAAATGATGAATATGTGATCCCTTGTGGTGATTGGTTCGACATTGTTTCATCTCCCCACTATCTGGCTGAGATT GTTATATATGCTGGTATGGTGTTTGCTAGTGAAGGAGCAGATCTTACCATTTGGCTCCTTTTTGCATTTGTG GTGGCAAATCTAGTATTTGCGGCAGCAGAAACACACAGGTGGTATCTTcataaatttgataattatCCAAGCAACCGGTTTGCAATTAttccatttatttattaa
- the LOC110613747 gene encoding polyprenol reductase 2 isoform X2 produces MEIGLVGMLRAAWMAGIMPIVIASLPYSRLGLFHGVVLEFAKRGKIKQSSSHYKFTVPQRFFSHFYVVAVIWTTFLLLTMWIYASLVSEPYFYSNVSSHLPGGSNIFPFLKLHFISTERSCDSWLSMFLLLLMEVQVLRRLLETIYVFNYNPSARMHIFGYLAGLFFYVAAPLSLSSACVADAFIFSANEVTRFIFKGKGSMRATEFDWWDFVNPLMKLGWCQWFGAAIFFFGWIHQLRCHAILGSLRKHGRRNDEYVIPCGDWFDIVSSPHYLAEIVIYAGMVFASEGADLTIWLLFAFVVANLVFAAAETHRNPAVIFFINCSSSLVEA; encoded by the exons ATGGAGATTGGGCTTGTGGGTATGTTAAGGGCTGCTTGGATGGCAGGAATTATGCCTATAGTTATAGCTTCTTTGCCTTATTCAAGGCTAGGTTTATTTCATGGAGTTGTTTTGGAGTTTGCAAAGAGAGGAAAGATCAAGCAATCATCTTCTCACTAT AAATTCACTGTTCCTCAAAGATTCTTCTCTCATTTCTATGTGGTGGCTGTGATTTGGACAACCTTCCTTCTCCTTACCATGTGGATATATGCCTCATTGGTGTCTGAGCCATACTTCTACTCTAATGTATCTAGCCACTTGCCAGGGGGTTCTAACATCTTTCCATTTCTTAAATTGCATTTCATTTCTACGGAGCGTAGCTGTGATAGTTGGCTTTCTATGTTTTTGCTGTTGTTAATGGAAGTTCAAGTCTTGAGACGCCTTTTGGAGACAATATATGTATTTAACTACAATCCCTCAGCTCGGATGCACATATTCGGTTATCTTGCTGGCTTGTT CTTCTACGTAGCAGCACCTTTGTCGCTTAGTAGTGCTTGTGTAGCTGATGCATTTATATTTAGTGCGAATGAAGTTACTCGGTTCATTTTTAAAGGCAAGGGCTCAATGCGAGCCACTGAATTTGATTGGTGGGACTTTGTGAATCCTCTTATGAAGCTTGGCTGGTGCCAGTGGTTTGGTGCTGCTATATTCTTTTTTGGTTGGATTCATCAGCTTCGTTGCCATGCAATTCTT GGCTCACTACGGAAACATGGAAGAAGAAATGATGAATATGTGATCCCTTGTGGTGATTGGTTCGACATTGTTTCATCTCCCCACTATCTGGCTGAGATT GTTATATATGCTGGTATGGTGTTTGCTAGTGAAGGAGCAGATCTTACCATTTGGCTCCTTTTTGCATTTGTG GTGGCAAATCTAGTATTTGCGGCAGCAGAAACACACAG GAATCCTGCAGTCATTTTCTTTATCAATTGCTCGAGTTCTCTTGTGGAAGCATAA